In one window of Canis lupus baileyi chromosome 10, mCanLup2.hap1, whole genome shotgun sequence DNA:
- the TPM2 gene encoding tropomyosin beta chain isoform X2, producing MDAIKKKMQMLKLDKENAIDRAEQAEADKKQAEDRCKQLEEEQQALQKKLKGTEDEVEKYSESVKDAQEKLEQAEKKATDAEADVASLNRRIQLVEEELDRAQERLATALQKLEEAEKAADESERGMKVIENRAMKDEEKMELQEMQLKEAKHIAEDSDRKYEEVARKLVILEGELERSEERAEVAESRARQLEEELRTMDQALKSLMASEEEYSTKEDKYEEEIKLLEEKLKEAETRAEFAERSVAKLEKTIDDLEDEVYAQKMKYKAISEELDNALNDITSL from the exons ATGGACGCGATCAAGAAGAAGATGCAGATGCTAAAGCTGGACAAGGAGAATGCCATCGACCGTGCGGAGCAGGCCGAGGCCGACAAGAAGCAGGCTGAGGACCGCTGCAAGCAG ctggaggaggagcagcaggcccTCCAGAAGAAGCTGAAAGGAACAGAGGATGAGGTGGAAAAGTATTCTGAGTCGGTGAAGGACGCCCAGGAAAAACTGGAGCAGGCTGAGAAGAAGGCCACCGAC GCCGAGGCAGATGTGGCCTCCCTGAACCGCCGCATTCAGCTGGTAGAGGAGGAGCTGGACCGGGCGCAAGAGCGCCTGGCTACAGCCCTACAGAAGCTGGAGGAGGCTGAGAAGGCAGCTGACGAGAGTGAGAG aGGAATGAAGGTCATCGAAAACCGAGCCATGAAGGATGAGGAAAAGATGGAGCTGCAGGAGATGCAACTGAAGGAGGCCAAGCACATCGCTGAGGATTCAGACCGCAAATATGAGGAG GTGGCCAGGAAGCTGGTGATCCTAGAAGGAGAGCTGGAGCGCTcagaagagagagcagaggtggCTGAGAG CCGAGCCAGGCAGCTGGAGGAGGAACTCCGAACCATGGACCAGGCCCTCAAGTCCCTGATGGCCTCAGAGGAGGAG TATTccaccaaagaagataaatatgaAGAGGAGATCAAATTGCTGGAGGAGAAGCTAAAAGAG GCTGAAACCCGAGCAGAGTTTGCCGAGAGGTCTGTGGCAAAGTTGGAGAAGACCATCGATGACCTGGAAG ATGAAGTCTATGCACAGAAGATGAAGTACAAGGCTATCAGCGAGGAGCTGGACAACGCACTCAACGACATCACCTCCCTCTGA
- the TPM2 gene encoding tropomyosin beta chain isoform X3 translates to MDAIKKKMQMLKLDKENAIDRAEQAEADKKQAEDRCKQLEEEQQALQKKLKGTEDEVEKYSESVKDAQEKLEQAEKKATDAEADVASLNRRIQLVEEELDRAQERLATALQKLEEAEKAADESERGMKVIENRAMKDEEKMELQEMQLKEAKHIAEDSDRKYEEVARKLVILEGELERSEERAEVAESKCGDLEEELKIVTNNLKSLEAQADKYSTKEDKYEEEIKLLEEKLKEAETRAEFAERSVAKLEKTIDDLEETLASAKEENVEIHQTLDQTLLELNNL, encoded by the exons ATGGACGCGATCAAGAAGAAGATGCAGATGCTAAAGCTGGACAAGGAGAATGCCATCGACCGTGCGGAGCAGGCCGAGGCCGACAAGAAGCAGGCTGAGGACCGCTGCAAGCAG ctggaggaggagcagcaggcccTCCAGAAGAAGCTGAAAGGAACAGAGGATGAGGTGGAAAAGTATTCTGAGTCGGTGAAGGACGCCCAGGAAAAACTGGAGCAGGCTGAGAAGAAGGCCACCGAC GCCGAGGCAGATGTGGCCTCCCTGAACCGCCGCATTCAGCTGGTAGAGGAGGAGCTGGACCGGGCGCAAGAGCGCCTGGCTACAGCCCTACAGAAGCTGGAGGAGGCTGAGAAGGCAGCTGACGAGAGTGAGAG aGGAATGAAGGTCATCGAAAACCGAGCCATGAAGGATGAGGAAAAGATGGAGCTGCAGGAGATGCAACTGAAGGAGGCCAAGCACATCGCTGAGGATTCAGACCGCAAATATGAGGAG GTGGCCAGGAAGCTGGTGATCCTAGAAGGAGAGCTGGAGCGCTcagaagagagagcagaggtggCTGAGAG TAAATGTGGGGACCTAGAGGAGGAGCTGAAAATTGTTACCAACAACTTGAAATCTCTGGAAGCCCAAGCGGACAAG TATTccaccaaagaagataaatatgaAGAGGAGATCAAATTGCTGGAGGAGAAGCTAAAAGAG GCTGAAACCCGAGCAGAGTTTGCCGAGAGGTCTGTGGCAAAGTTGGAGAAGACCATCGATGACCTGGAAG AGACCTTGGCCAGTGCCAAGGAGGAGAACGTGGAGATTCACCAGACTCTTGACCAGACCCTGCTGGAGCTCAACAACCTGTGA
- the TPM2 gene encoding tropomyosin beta chain isoform X1: MDAIKKKMQMLKLDKENAIDRAEQAEADKKQAEDRCKQLEEEQQALQKKLKGTEDEVEKYSESVKDAQEKLEQAEKKATDAEADVASLNRRIQLVEEELDRAQERLATALQKLEEAEKAADESERGMKVIENRAMKDEEKMELQEMQLKEAKHIAEDSDRKYEEVARKLVILEGELERSEERAEVAESRARQLEEELRTMDQALKSLMASEEEYSTKEDKYEEEIKLLEEKLKEAETRAEFAERSVAKLEKTIDDLEETLASAKEENVEIHQTLDQTLLELNNL; the protein is encoded by the exons ATGGACGCGATCAAGAAGAAGATGCAGATGCTAAAGCTGGACAAGGAGAATGCCATCGACCGTGCGGAGCAGGCCGAGGCCGACAAGAAGCAGGCTGAGGACCGCTGCAAGCAG ctggaggaggagcagcaggcccTCCAGAAGAAGCTGAAAGGAACAGAGGATGAGGTGGAAAAGTATTCTGAGTCGGTGAAGGACGCCCAGGAAAAACTGGAGCAGGCTGAGAAGAAGGCCACCGAC GCCGAGGCAGATGTGGCCTCCCTGAACCGCCGCATTCAGCTGGTAGAGGAGGAGCTGGACCGGGCGCAAGAGCGCCTGGCTACAGCCCTACAGAAGCTGGAGGAGGCTGAGAAGGCAGCTGACGAGAGTGAGAG aGGAATGAAGGTCATCGAAAACCGAGCCATGAAGGATGAGGAAAAGATGGAGCTGCAGGAGATGCAACTGAAGGAGGCCAAGCACATCGCTGAGGATTCAGACCGCAAATATGAGGAG GTGGCCAGGAAGCTGGTGATCCTAGAAGGAGAGCTGGAGCGCTcagaagagagagcagaggtggCTGAGAG CCGAGCCAGGCAGCTGGAGGAGGAACTCCGAACCATGGACCAGGCCCTCAAGTCCCTGATGGCCTCAGAGGAGGAG TATTccaccaaagaagataaatatgaAGAGGAGATCAAATTGCTGGAGGAGAAGCTAAAAGAG GCTGAAACCCGAGCAGAGTTTGCCGAGAGGTCTGTGGCAAAGTTGGAGAAGACCATCGATGACCTGGAAG AGACCTTGGCCAGTGCCAAGGAGGAGAACGTGGAGATTCACCAGACTCTTGACCAGACCCTGCTGGAGCTCAACAACCTGTGA
- the TPM2 gene encoding tropomyosin beta chain isoform X4, giving the protein MDAIKKKMQMLKLDKENAIDRAEQAEADKKQAEDRCKQLEEEQQALQKKLKGTEDEVEKYSESVKDAQEKLEQAEKKATDAEADVASLNRRIQLVEEELDRAQERLATALQKLEEAEKAADESERGMKVIENRAMKDEEKMELQEMQLKEAKHIAEDSDRKYEEVARKLVILEGELERSEERAEVAESKCGDLEEELKIVTNNLKSLEAQADKYSTKEDKYEEEIKLLEEKLKEAETRAEFAERSVAKLEKTIDDLEDEVYAQKMKYKAISEELDNALNDITSL; this is encoded by the exons ATGGACGCGATCAAGAAGAAGATGCAGATGCTAAAGCTGGACAAGGAGAATGCCATCGACCGTGCGGAGCAGGCCGAGGCCGACAAGAAGCAGGCTGAGGACCGCTGCAAGCAG ctggaggaggagcagcaggcccTCCAGAAGAAGCTGAAAGGAACAGAGGATGAGGTGGAAAAGTATTCTGAGTCGGTGAAGGACGCCCAGGAAAAACTGGAGCAGGCTGAGAAGAAGGCCACCGAC GCCGAGGCAGATGTGGCCTCCCTGAACCGCCGCATTCAGCTGGTAGAGGAGGAGCTGGACCGGGCGCAAGAGCGCCTGGCTACAGCCCTACAGAAGCTGGAGGAGGCTGAGAAGGCAGCTGACGAGAGTGAGAG aGGAATGAAGGTCATCGAAAACCGAGCCATGAAGGATGAGGAAAAGATGGAGCTGCAGGAGATGCAACTGAAGGAGGCCAAGCACATCGCTGAGGATTCAGACCGCAAATATGAGGAG GTGGCCAGGAAGCTGGTGATCCTAGAAGGAGAGCTGGAGCGCTcagaagagagagcagaggtggCTGAGAG TAAATGTGGGGACCTAGAGGAGGAGCTGAAAATTGTTACCAACAACTTGAAATCTCTGGAAGCCCAAGCGGACAAG TATTccaccaaagaagataaatatgaAGAGGAGATCAAATTGCTGGAGGAGAAGCTAAAAGAG GCTGAAACCCGAGCAGAGTTTGCCGAGAGGTCTGTGGCAAAGTTGGAGAAGACCATCGATGACCTGGAAG ATGAAGTCTATGCACAGAAGATGAAGTACAAGGCTATCAGCGAGGAGCTGGACAACGCACTCAACGACATCACCTCCCTCTGA